The Anaerosporomusa subterranea genome contains the following window.
ATTTAAATGTTCAAGCCACTTGGCCTTCATCGTCCATCCCTCCTATATATGGCTAGTATTTCCATATACAGAAGTTCATAAACTTAGACCAAAAAAATAAGAAATACCGTTAACCGCAGAGTACGCAGATTACGCAGAGGATCCCACAGAGGGCTACGTTCCCTTTGTGTACTCTACGCACCCTCTGTGCACTCTGCGGCTAAAGTTTCTATACGCTTTAAGAAAACATTATTCCATTTCTCGGCGATTTTCCAGTGCTTTAGAAAGTGTTACCTCATCGGCGAATTCCAGTTCACCGCCCATGGGGAGACCGTGACCAATGCGAGTCACGATTAGTCCAAGTGGTTTCAGCAATTTGGATAAATACATGGCTGTTGCTTCGCCCTCAACGTCAGGATTGGTCGCAAGAATAATTTCGGTAACCGAGCCTAAACGAATGCGGGTTAGCAGCTCTTTAATTCTGATCTGATCCGGTCCGACGCCGTCGAGTGGAGACAAGGCTCCGTGCAGAACGTGATACAGCCCCTTATATTCGCGGGTTCGCTCCATTGCAGCCACGTCCTGTGGCTCTTCTACCACGCAAATAAGGGAGCGGTCGCGATTCTCTCCCTTGCATATGTAACAAGGATCGGTATCTGTAAGAGCAAAGCACTGCGAGCAGTAGCCGATTTTTGTCTTCGCCTCGATAATCGACTGCGCGAACGCTTCTGCCTGTTGAGAATCGAGAGTTAGTATATGATAGGCTAACCTGGCAGCAGATTTCGGCCCAATTCCCGGCAATCGCCGGAAGTGCTCAATCAGCTTGACCAGAGGCGCGACATGCTGCATTACAGCATTCCGGGCGGCAGATTCAGACCGCCGGTCAGTTTCCCCATCTCCTGGTTCGTCATGTCATCAACCTTTTTAATTGCTTCATTGACAGCTGCCAATACGAGATCCTCTAGCATTTCAACATCCTCTGGATCCACTGCACTCGGGTTAATTTTAATCGACTGCAGCTGTTTTTCACCATTAATAACAACCTTGACAGCGCCACCGCCTGCGGTGGACTCCAATGTGCGTTTTTTCAATTCTTCCTGCGTCTTAGCCATCTCAGCCTGCAGCTTTTGCACCTTTTTCATCATTTGATTCATGTTGCCCATACCACCCATATTGCCAAACATATAATCAGGCCTCCTTATTCTTTTTCCAGTTTTATTACTTTTCCGCCAAATATCTCCTGCGCTTGCTTAACGATAGGCGGCGGTTCATCAATAGCCTTAGGCTGGGTCGACGCGACAATAGCCGCTTGGCTCTTTTCTTCGTTCAATATACATTGAATATGTACCGAATGGCCGGTTATCTTCAATAGAGCCTGTTCAATGATGGCACGATAATCATCTTTCTCTGTGCGTTCTTTCGAAAAGGGAACGGAAAAGCGTATAATAGCCAGTTTATCATCCAAAGATTCCAGATGCCCCTGCGATACACAAGCATGGACCATCCGTTTCCCGCCATTAATCAATTCCCGCAGCACAGCGTCCCAAACGCCCTTGGCAGGAGCGGTGCCTGAAGCCGGTGCAGCCGGCGCTACTGGGGTTTGCTTTATGGCCGCTTTTGGCGCGGTAGGCTTAGGCTGGGGTATTTCTTGGGCTGGGGAGACTGGAGTCAGGCTTGGACTTTGACTCACCCGAATAGATGTACCCGCGGCAAGTGCTTGCTCAAGGCGACTAATCCGCTCAGACATAGCTTGGATATCATCAGAAGCTTCCCGGCAAGCTGATAAAAGCGCCATTTCTGCCGTAATTCGTGGATCCGCCGACCATTTGGTTTCATTAATTGCCTCATGCAGCAATGAAATCCAGGCAGAGACTCGCGTATAACCAAAAGCTTCACCTTGTCTGCTAAGAGTCTCCTTGTCGCCAGTATAGGATTCAAGAGCCAAGTCAGGCGCTGCCAGGTGGAGCAACAAGCTGCGAGCATGTTGGACCAGTTCGGTTAGAATTTGTCTGACATCCCTACCTAGGCCGATTAATTCATCCAATGTTAATAGCGCATCAATAGTATTGCGGTTCGCTATTGCATCAGTTAAGCGCCAAACCCATTCATGACCGACCAGACCTAATGTACCCCGTACATCATCAACTGTCACCCGGTCGCCGCCAATCGCAGCACACTGATCAAGGATGCTGAGCGCATCCCGCATGCCGCCGTCAGCGTGAGCCGCTACCAGTTTTAGTGCTTCCGGTTCGACATTGAGCCCACTACCTTTAGCGACTGCAGCCAGGCGCGCCTCAATTTCCGAAAGAGCAATCCGCCGAAAATCGTATCGTTGACAGCGCGAATGGATGGTTGCAGGAATTTTGTGCGGCTCTGTGGTCGCGAGAATGAATACAACATGACCGGGTGGCTCTTCTAATGTTTTTAACAATGCGTTGAAGGCTTCGGTGGTTAACATATGCACTTCATCAATGATATATACTTTGTAACGACCATCGACAGGCGCAAACTTAACTGTCTCCCGCAAGTCACGTATCTCATCAATACCACGGTTGGATGCAGCATCAACCTCGAGCACATCCATTGATATCCCGGCAGTAATTTTGTCACAGTTAGGACACTGGTTGCAAGGCTGTGGTGTAGGCCCGTGGATACAATTTAGCGCCTTGGCGAGGATTTTCGCCGTAGAGGTCTTGCCTGTTCCCCTCGGCCCGGTAAACAAATACGCATGTGCAATCTTGCCGCTCGACAAGGCATTGGTCAGAGTAGCGCGAATATGATCCTGACCGATCAAATTTTCAAAGTCTTGCGGCCGCCATTGCCGATATAGCGCAACATAGGACATGCTGTTCACCCCCGAACTGATATATTCCACAAAAACCGTCATTTCCCTGCCAATGACGGGGTAGTTAAGAAAAAGGCGCGCACGATCTTTGAGAAACGAAAGAACCGTTTTTTAGCCGCAAAAACGGTTAAAGTGGGCGCATAGCGCCTGCGCGAGGGTTCCGCAGGGGAACGATGCGCATAACATGCGTATAATATTTTTCTTCGTTCCCGCTTTAACCGCAGGCGCGCAGCGCCCTTCGCGTTACTTTAACCGGCCAATCACATTCTCTTTTATCGTTTTAAAAAGCTTAAACTTTCTAGTATATGCAAAAAAAGCAGCCTGCAATCGGCTGCTAAATAACTTCTTTAGGCTTTTCGCGTCGGGCTACGGTAAGAATCAGGCACCCTCGCGGCACATGAGAGTTGTCACTTACCGTTGCTTCCTTCCGGACCTGGCGGGGTTCATGAGTTCCCATTGCGCAAGACCCAACTCCTACCGTAGCCCGGCACGAAAAACTGTGAAAATATGGCGGAGAGAGAGGGATTCGAACCCTCGGTACCTTTTGAGTACACACGCTTTCCAGGCGTGCTCCTTCAACCGCTCGGACATCTCTCCGTACGTATCAAACAAGTGAATTTACTTGCTCAGAACAAAAAATATTATACCGTGCCAATGGCTCGTTGTCAATAGAACGGTGAATGTATTATTTCCCACAAACATACTAATTGACCATACTTCGTTATAAGACAAGCTGTTGCGACGGTTTTGGAGAAGCAGGGAGCACCGCTCCAATCAGATACGTAAAAAAGGAGGAAATTCACAAATTTGCTTATATTTAAAGAAGGGCAATTTGTGATTGATCGAGAATCAATAAGTATACTGTATTCACAATCCTATTTTGAAAGAAGGTATCGATCATGAGAAAACTTAAGACCATGGACGGCAATACGGCTGCGGCGCATATATCCTATGCGTTTACCGAAGTTGCTGCCATATTTCCCATCACTCCTTCGTCCCCAATGGCCGAAGGAGTGGATGAGTGGTCTGCTCAAGGCCGGAAAAACATCTTCGGCAATCCCGTACGGGTCGTCGAGATGCAGTCAGAGGCAGGCGCCGCGGGAGCGGTACACGGATCGTTGCAGGCAGGTGCGCTGACAAGCACTTACACAGCCTCGCAAGGTCTGTTGCTCATGATTCCCAATATGTACAAAATTGCCGGCGAACTGTTGCCTGGCGTATTCCATGTCAGTGCCAGGGCGCTTGCCGCTAACTCACTCAGCATTTTCGGCGACCACCAAGACGTCATGGCTGTCCGCCAAACTGGATTTGCCATGCTCGCTGAGAGCAGCGTGCAAGAAGTTATGGACTTAAGTGCAGTCGCTCACTTATCCGCGATCAAAGGCCGAGTACCTTTTGTCAATTTCTTTGACGGTTTTAGAACTTCCCACGAAGTACAAAAAATTGAAGTATTAGAATATGAGGAGCTGGGCAAGCTTGTTGACCGGGAAGCACTCGAAGCATTTCGAGCTAACGCTTTAACACCGGATCACCCTGTTGTCCGTGGGACAGCGCAAAACCCGGACATTTATTTCCAAGAACGCGAAGTTAGCAACCGCTTCTATCAAGCCATTCCCGACATGGTCGAAGAATATATGGGCGAACTCAGCAAGCTTACCGGTCGCGAATACCACTTGTTCAATTACTATGGCGCGCCAGATGCCGAGCGCCTCATCATTGCCATGGGCTCAGTCTGTGACACTATCGAAGAAACTGTCCGCTACATGAACGCGCAGGGAGAAAAAGTTGGCCTGTTAGTGGTTCATCTCTATCGCCCCTTCTCGCTGGAGCACTTCTTCAAATATATTCCTCAGACAGTGAAAAAAATTGCCGTTCTCGATCGGACAAAAGAGCCAGGCGCAATCGGCGAGCCTCTTTACCTGGACGTACAGAGCGCCTTCTATACAAAAGACGTCAGGCCGGTCATCGTCGGCGGACGCTATGGTTTGGGCTCGAAAGAAGTACTGCCTTCGCAAATTCTTGCTGTCTTTGACAACCTGAAGTTAGAGCAACCTAAAAATGGCTTTACGATTGGCATTGTTGATGATGTCACCGGACTATCGCTTGCCGACGGGCAAGATATCGACATCACGCCTAAAGGAACCAAGTCCTGCAAATTCTGGGGACTAGGCTCTGACGGCACGGTTGGCGCCAATAAAAGCGCTATCAAAATCATTGGCGATCATACCGACATGTATGCGCAGGCCTATTTTTCCTATGATTCCAAGAAATCAGGCGGCATCACCGTGTCACATCTACGTTTCGGTAATCAACCGATTAAAGCACCGTATTTGATCAACAAGGCTGATTTTGTCGCTTGCCACAACCAGTCCTATGTCGACAAATACAATGTTCTCGACGGTTTGAAAACAGGCGGAACCTTCCTGCTAAACTGCGTTTGGAGCAGCGAAGAACTGGAAGAAAAGCTACCAGCCGCTATGAAGCGATACATTGCTGACAAAAAAATCAACTTCTACACCATTGATGCCGTAAAGATCGCCCAAGAGATTGGTCTGGGCGGCCGGATCAATATGATTATGCAATCAGCCTTTTTCGCACTAGCACAGATTATCCCAGCAGCAGACGCGAGTAAATACCTGAAGGATGCAGTGGAGAAATCGTACGGCAATAAAGGCCAAGCGATTGTCGCCATGAATAATGCCGCCATTGATTTAGGAGTTTCCGCTGCTGTCAAAATCAGCGTACCAGCTTCCTGGAGCGAAGCCCTAGACCAAGCCGCTGCGACGGTTGATGTTCCTGGCTTTATTGCTGATATCCTCGTTCCGATGAACCGTCAGGAAGGCGATAAACTGCCGGTCAGCGCCTTCACCGGCATGGAGGACGGCACCTTCCCCAGTGGTACCAGCGCTTACGAAAAACGCGGCATTGCTATCGATGTGCCGGAATGGCAGCCAGAGCATTGCATTCAGTGTAACCAATGCGCCTTTGTCTGCCCCCATGCCTCCATTCG
Protein-coding sequences here:
- the recR gene encoding recombination mediator RecR codes for the protein MQHVAPLVKLIEHFRRLPGIGPKSAARLAYHILTLDSQQAEAFAQSIIEAKTKIGYCSQCFALTDTDPCYICKGENRDRSLICVVEEPQDVAAMERTREYKGLYHVLHGALSPLDGVGPDQIRIKELLTRIRLGSVTEIILATNPDVEGEATAMYLSKLLKPLGLIVTRIGHGLPMGGELEFADEVTLSKALENRREME
- a CDS encoding YbaB/EbfC family nucleoid-associated protein, encoding MFGNMGGMGNMNQMMKKVQKLQAEMAKTQEELKKRTLESTAGGGAVKVVINGEKQLQSIKINPSAVDPEDVEMLEDLVLAAVNEAIKKVDDMTNQEMGKLTGGLNLPPGML
- the dnaX gene encoding DNA polymerase III subunit gamma/tau, coding for MSYVALYRQWRPQDFENLIGQDHIRATLTNALSSGKIAHAYLFTGPRGTGKTSTAKILAKALNCIHGPTPQPCNQCPNCDKITAGISMDVLEVDAASNRGIDEIRDLRETVKFAPVDGRYKVYIIDEVHMLTTEAFNALLKTLEEPPGHVVFILATTEPHKIPATIHSRCQRYDFRRIALSEIEARLAAVAKGSGLNVEPEALKLVAAHADGGMRDALSILDQCAAIGGDRVTVDDVRGTLGLVGHEWVWRLTDAIANRNTIDALLTLDELIGLGRDVRQILTELVQHARSLLLHLAAPDLALESYTGDKETLSRQGEAFGYTRVSAWISLLHEAINETKWSADPRITAEMALLSACREASDDIQAMSERISRLEQALAAGTSIRVSQSPSLTPVSPAQEIPQPKPTAPKAAIKQTPVAPAAPASGTAPAKGVWDAVLRELINGGKRMVHACVSQGHLESLDDKLAIIRFSVPFSKERTEKDDYRAIIEQALLKITGHSVHIQCILNEEKSQAAIVASTQPKAIDEPPPIVKQAQEIFGGKVIKLEKE
- the nifJ gene encoding pyruvate:ferredoxin (flavodoxin) oxidoreductase, which translates into the protein MRKLKTMDGNTAAAHISYAFTEVAAIFPITPSSPMAEGVDEWSAQGRKNIFGNPVRVVEMQSEAGAAGAVHGSLQAGALTSTYTASQGLLLMIPNMYKIAGELLPGVFHVSARALAANSLSIFGDHQDVMAVRQTGFAMLAESSVQEVMDLSAVAHLSAIKGRVPFVNFFDGFRTSHEVQKIEVLEYEELGKLVDREALEAFRANALTPDHPVVRGTAQNPDIYFQEREVSNRFYQAIPDMVEEYMGELSKLTGREYHLFNYYGAPDAERLIIAMGSVCDTIEETVRYMNAQGEKVGLLVVHLYRPFSLEHFFKYIPQTVKKIAVLDRTKEPGAIGEPLYLDVQSAFYTKDVRPVIVGGRYGLGSKEVLPSQILAVFDNLKLEQPKNGFTIGIVDDVTGLSLADGQDIDITPKGTKSCKFWGLGSDGTVGANKSAIKIIGDHTDMYAQAYFSYDSKKSGGITVSHLRFGNQPIKAPYLINKADFVACHNQSYVDKYNVLDGLKTGGTFLLNCVWSSEELEEKLPAAMKRYIADKKINFYTIDAVKIAQEIGLGGRINMIMQSAFFALAQIIPAADASKYLKDAVEKSYGNKGQAIVAMNNAAIDLGVSAAVKISVPASWSEALDQAAATVDVPGFIADILVPMNRQEGDKLPVSAFTGMEDGTFPSGTSAYEKRGIAIDVPEWQPEHCIQCNQCAFVCPHASIRPALLNADEAQAAPEGFVTKPAVGIKDLSFHIAVSPLDCAGCGNCAQVCPAKQKALVMKPLATQLERTAHWDYAVQVSPKANPLNKQTVKGSQFEQPLLEFSGACAGCGETPYAKLITQLFGDRMMIANATGCTSIWGASAPSTPYTTNHRGHGPSWANSLFEDNAEYGLGMFVGVKQLRDSLAEEIQAACSLDISAELKAGLEDWLANKDNSVNTRERADKLVALLEAADLTNPALSAIYKKKDLFVKRSHWIFGGDGWAYDIGYGGVDHVLASGEDVNIFVFDTEVYSNTGGQSSKATPTAAIAKFAASGKRTKKKDLGMMAMSYGYVYVAQICMGADKNQALKAIAEAEAYPGPSLIIAYSPCINHGLKAGMGNSQLEAKKAVESGYWAMYRFNPTLKDQGKNPFSLDSKEPTSDFKEFLMGEVRYSSLKKQYPEQADALFDKTAKDATERLASYKRLAKAEA